A genomic stretch from Patagioenas fasciata isolate bPatFas1 chromosome 8, bPatFas1.hap1, whole genome shotgun sequence includes:
- the BMPR1A gene encoding bone morphogenetic protein receptor type-1A, with amino-acid sequence MTRLKVCEPLLGAYLLIILHVQGQNSLDSMLHGTGMKTNPDQKKQANGVTLAPEDTLPFLKCYCSGHCPDDAINNTCITNGHCFAIIEEDEHGEPTLASGCMKYEGSDFQCKDSPKAQLRRTIECCRTDFCNQDLQPTLPPLDSTDGLFDGSIRWMAVLISMAVCIIVMIILFSCFCYKHYCKSMAKRHCYNRDLEQDEAFIPAGESLKDLIDQSQSSGSGSGLPLLVQRTIAKQIQMVRQVGKGRYGEVWMGKWRGEKVAVKVFFTTEEASWFRETEIYQTVLMRHENILGFIAADIKGTGSWTQLYLITDYHENGSLYDFLKCTTLDNRALLKLAYSAACGLCHLHTEIYGTQGKPAIAHRDLKSKNILIKKNGTCCIADLGLAVKFNSDTNEVDVPLNTRVGTKRYMAPEVLDESLNKNHFQPYIMADIYSFGLIIWEMARRCVTGGIVEEYQLPYYDMVPSDPSYEDMREVVCVKRLRPVVSNRWNSDECLRAILKLMSECWAHNPASRLTALRIKKTLAKMVESQDVKI; translated from the exons ATGACTCGACTGAAAGTTTGTGAGCCATTGCTTGGAGCCTATCTGCTTATTATTCTCCATGTTCAAG GTCAAAATAGTCTTGACAGCATGCTTCATGGCACAGGAATGAAGACAAATCCTGaccaaaagaaacaagcaaatggAGTAACGCTCGCTCCAGAGGACACCTTACCTTTTCTTAAGTGCTACTGCTCAGGACATTGTCCTGATGATGCTATTAATAACACATGCAT AACTAATGGGCATTGCTTTGCTATCATTGAGGAAGATGAACATGGAGAACCCACACTTGCTTCTGGCTGCATGAAGTACGAAGGTTCAGACTTCCAGTGCAAG GACTCACCGAAAGCACAATTACGTCGAACAATTGAGTGCTGTCGTACTGATTTCTGCAATCAGGATTTACAACCAACATTACCACCGCTTGATAGTACAG atggaCTTTTTGATGGCAGCATTCGTTGGATGGCAGTGTTGATTTCTATGGCAGTCTGCATAATTGTCATGATCATCTTatttagctgcttttgttacaa GCATTACTGTAAGTCAATGGCAAAGAGGCACTGTTATAATCGTGACCTGGAACAAGATGAAGCATTTATTCCAGCTGGAGAGTCATTAAAAGACCTTATTGACCAGTCACAGAGTTCTGGGAGTGGATCAGGACTACCGTTGTTG gTTCAGCGCACTATTGCCAAACAAATTCAGATGGTGAGGCAAGTTGGAAAAGGGCGATATGGTGAAGTGTGGATGGGCAAATGGAGGGGTGAGAAAGTCGCAGTGAAAGTGTTTTTCACCACGGAAGAAGCCAGTTGGTTCAGAGAAACAGAGATTTACCAAACTGTTTTGATGCGTCATGAAAACATCCTTG GTTTCATAGCTGCAGATATTAAAGGCACTGGCTCGTGGACACAGCTTTACTTGATTACAGATTATCATGAAAATGGATCGTTGTACGATTTTCTGAAATGCACTACGCTAGACAACAGGGCTCTGCTCAAACTGGCATATTCTGCTGCGTGTGGTCTGTGCCATCTACACACAGAAATTTATGGGACACAAGGCAAGCCTGCTATTGCACACAGGGACCTGAAGAGTAAAAACATCTTGATAAAGAAAAATGGAACTTGCTGCATTGCTGACTTGGGTCTTGCAGTCAAGTTTAACAG TGACACAAACGAAGTTGATGTTCCCTTGAATACTAGAGTGGGAACAAAACGTTACATGGCTCCAGAGGTCCTAGATGAAAGCCTGAATAAAAACCATTTCCAACCGTACATCATGGCTGACATCTACAGTTTTGGGCTTATCATTTGGGAAATGGCTCGACGTTGTGTCACAGGAG GTATTGTTGAAGAGTATCAGCTGCCATATTATGACATGGTGCCAAGTGATCCATCCTATGAGGACATGAGAGAAGTGGTGTGTGTCAAGCGCCTACGCCCAGTAGTATCGAATAGATGGAACAGTGATGAA TGTTTAAGAGCAATATTGAAATTGATGTCTGAATGCTGGGCTCATAATCCTGCCTCAAGGCTCACGGCCTTGAGGATCAAGAAGACACTTGCCAAGATGGTGGAATCACAAGATGTAAAGATTTGA